Genomic window (Scleropages formosus chromosome 16, fSclFor1.1, whole genome shotgun sequence):
TGATTTTGATTCTATAACTGGCCATTCTAGGATTTCCCAAAACAGCCAGAGAATACAAAATGATTTAACTCACAAGGATGGAATTAAAGTTCAACCGGAAAACATTATCTCAATTTTAACTGTGTGGGATCAGAACAAGGTTTACATTAGCAGTAAACTGCCAATTAAAATTAAGGGTTTCAGATACTAATGTAATCCAGTGCTGATGTTTCCAGTAGGTGCTCAGTACTTGGTAAACGTCTTCTAAAGGCCCAGGAGGGCTGAAAAGTAATACGTCTTTCCTCGAGTACCAAATGTGCCCGGTCTCCTGGTGCTGCCCCCAAAAAGAACACCGCAGGGGGCCGACACCAGGGCTCGCCACCGCTCTGCTCAAACCCAGTGCTCCAAGCGGCCCCCTCGGCCAAAGCATTGAACAGAACGGACAAGGATGTCAATCAGGATGGAAAATGCAACGGTGCATCGGCTACAGTGACACTGTGAACGTGCAATAAAGTGTGGCTCCTTCTTATCATTAAAGAAATCCGTCCATCGATCCACTATTAATAATGCTTGTGGAGTGCAGTGTTGTGGCACACCTGTCTAAcagagggcaatcacacacacacacccatcagGCAGTTTAAGGTCAGCAGTCACACAtgctttgcactgtgggaggaatcctatgcagacagacacaaggaaaacatgcaacctccacacaaactgagctgcattcaaacccaTGGCTGCACCTTCCATTCATCTATACATACATCTAACAATCTATTTTTAGGACCATCTTGTTGCCCAAAAggcccaggcactgtgatgGAGCAGCACTACTTGATGCACCACTATGGCAGCACAGACTGattaaaaaatcattaacaGAAGTTACAAGTCATTAATTAGTTGAATATGATCATTAATTGACTACTTCTCCCAACACATAGAACAACGCCGATCAGCACTAATTTCAAAAATGATGACTTGTAACAACATATTTAAATAGCACTGTTGGAAAATTTGAACCCATGAAGTTTATTTCCCTCCACTGAGTCACACACTGTTGGAAAAAAGCTACTGCTGTTAAACTCAACAATTTTCATGTCCattaatgtataaaatgtggcaagtgaaatgtatattattttgttatatCACGGAAAATTTGTGCCAGACCGTGTAAAGGTCTAACATCATATCCTGTGAAGAGTCTTCACATCATAGGGAAATatgtggattcaaacccacatcccaggacctgtgaggcaccagcactacctgctgtgccaccctgctgctccGAAAAGAGAAACTTGGTTCAAATTTGGATGTGATCATATACCCACATCTCACCACAATTGTGCGGATTGCAATGTTACCAGTCAAACACCTCCTGTTAAAACTTTTATCAATAAGTGTCCAAACCCCTCATTATGTCAGTAGTCACAGGTGCGCCAGTAACCCACCTTATTaccttattttttccaaaattacaGTATGACCTTCCCCATCTACACTTTTAAagtgtggaaaatatttttttcataccaACTGTAATTCAGTGGAACTGAAACCCACCCTTATCTTCTGTCACAGGAAAGgattaaaggaagaaaaactcttAACACTCACTGTCGCCGGGATAAGATGACACGTTTATTTTCCGGTATTAATGGCCATCATCATGTGTTTGTAAAACTGCGATGGTGATAACAAGTTctgaagaaatgtgtgtgtgtgtgtaccgtaTACACACCGCGCGTCGACTATCTGCGTGTTATTTTCTTACACTTTATTATAACACAAATCAATCAAGCTTTGCCATTATTACCTTCGgttgtgtgtactgtgtgtgtgtgtgtgcgcaataAAATCGTCCAGTTTATATAGGcgtatacattttatttatatataactaTGTaatcacatatatatatatactgtacataataacactgagaaaaacaatatattaaaaaaaacaatagaaaacgcgaaaaatgtatttcaattaatttatttaaaaaaatcatattttattatacagtttatatataaatgtatactgtatattatgaaCGTAGGCCTATGTATTAAACACatcatatatttacatgtatgtatCTATTTGTCACCACCATGTCATCCGCCCGTTGgttaaacaatattaaaataaacttccaAAGCAAGGGGTTGCGATACACAGTTAGTTGCGTTACGATGGACAATGTCCAGCGTGCAATACAGTACGCAGTATTACCATATTAATAGTCTATAGTATAGAGTTAATAATTAGTTCCGATTTTGTCCCACTGCGCTCATTTTAAGGAGATTAAAAGACGTGAAGAAGCGACTCACCTTTGTGCGCAGATGATGATGATCGCTCCTGAACCACACAGATCCAGAGAGATGACTGACGGGacggtgtgtgtgagctgtgtgtgtggatgggtgtGTGGATCGCCGGTCCGAACCGGCCCTTCTGAGGGATGCTGAACAACCCGCCGCTTTTAGCGGCTCTAATCTCTTCTGATCtgaacatcccccccccccctccccccccactgACTGCCAATTACCCCAACCCagacaaaatatgtaaatgtggaaaCTGTTTAACAATCAGGGAAAAACTCATTTGTGAAGTACGAAAcccaaaataaatttttcaaaaaggcataaaaataattgtgatAAAACGGCTGACTGGAAGTGTGTGAAAATGGTCGCGCGAGTGTCGCCCCCTGCCGGCACGTAGAGGCCGTTGTACAATGAAGTGCAGTTCGAGGCGGGTGAGGGGTCGCTGATGTTGGAGGGAAACCCGAGGAGGTCAATAAgcttctaaaaataaatatggcacTTAATTTGTACTCACCATGTCAATAGATAGATCCATGGTCTGGACAAAGGAAGCCAAATCATACCTTGTTACCAACTGTCTCGGGCTTATCCTGAAAGCATTTTACACTCGGGAAACTGAGTAAACACATGCACAGATAAACAAATACTAATTTGAAAATTCTACATCTCACATACACAGTAATCCTGTGCGATACCTGGTAAAAACTCCAGTTTACCCACAGTGGTAGCTGGGTGGCCCGGAGGACAAGTCAGTTGGTACAAGcagaaatgtttatgtattcaGTGGACGCATCCGGCATATCCTTCATATTtctccataataataataatctgtgaAGTGTGAGAAGATATAAAGTCTGAGCAGTTAGTGAGTCACGAAGAAGCACTTGAACCTGTATTCAGGTATATTTGACAATGCATATGCATGCATAACCTTCACTAGACCAGTTATAACAACTGCTGATTCAAGTACCAGGTGTACCCAGATAATCACAAATTGTAGTACATAAAGCATATTTGTGATCATAAATGCATAATGCATCATGATTCCTTCTAAAAAGAAACTCTTAAATGCTTTCGGTGGCTATAACCAACTTGAACAATCAGAAATATAGAGGGCCACCAAAAGCATATATTTCCTTTTCGAAAAAATCATAGTGCATTATACATTCATAAACACAAATATGCttcatgtgtttcactgacaagCAAATTTTACGAACCACAAAACTAAACGCAGCcgaataaaagtatttttttctattcctGAGTCGGCTGTAACATAAGTAGGTGAAATATAAACCTTCTAACAACACATCCCTCCCCAAGTGTCTGCGCTCTGGTGTCTTCTTCCTCTGTGGCCTCAAGTAATTAACTCCTCTTAATTATTCGGCTGCTTCTTGTTGTTACCGGGGCTTTGGTCAGGGAGACTGCAAAGGAGCCCTAAAACATATGCAAAAATAGCCCTTAAATATAGggaatattgttatttttatccaGTGTCATGATGGAATACACTTGCTGCAGGAGATTCATCACGGACGTCTTCTAAAGACAAAACCACAGGATGAGACTGAACACTGGTGCTGGTAGAGGATGACAACTTATGTTTCCATTGCAAAACAAACCAGACATTTagtgctgctccagctgccaGTTTACCATGCAGAGGTACCAGTGAAAATAGAGTCTCCACCCTGAAGACACCGAGGAACCCTGGGTGACATCCCTCACTGCTTATAAGACAACAGGTGTGTCCAGGGAAACAACGTACTGCATTCGACACAATGGGGGAATGAGGtaagacgtgtgtgtgtgtctttctcatGAGTTTCGCTCTAGTCAGTTGTTTTTCGCTGGATCATGTACTGTACTCTAGCCATTGTGACCAGAAAATACTGTCAGTGACAATCAGGTTTTACCGTATGTCAGATGTGCATTAAAGAGCACATGTAAGCATCCTTCAGCCATGAGCTCACTCACCTGTACAAATCCTCTTAAAGTGTATATTCCTGCCCTTTCTATACTAGTCATTAGTGTAAAAATACTGTGAACTGCATAGTTTGTTCACTCTGAGTGGTATACTGATTTAGAGAGCAGCatatgctgaatgaatacatatacTGCATGTGAAGAAAACCAGTACTTAATGATATtattaatttccaaaaaaaacaggcagaagtagtgttgcatatttttttttattaatgtagtTTATATAAGACGGGCTATATCTCGTATATGTTGCTATAATAATGACTGAGCAAGATTTTGATTATCCTTTAGATACTGATGATATCGAAGGCTGTCTTCGGAGGTTCTATAAGGGTTCGACCTACTGTACTTTACAGCAAGCAGCGTAGTGTCACGGTACTAAAGGCTGCCGACGGTGCAGACTCTAGTTTCACAGCTGTCGTTTGTCCACCACAGCCTTTGTCATCCCTCTTTGTTTAAGCAGAGGAAACAGTTTTAAATGGTGCTGAGAAGATCAAATCCCTTCCTCGCCTCCTCATTGCAGCTGGATGCCGAAAGGCCCTTTCAGCGCATAGCAGAGGAAATGGCGTCAATTTGACATATCAAATACGCTTCTTGCTCCGGAGTGTCGTGTCCCTTTGGCGGTTTTTAGTTTcatgagttattttttttttttttacttttttcacgaAACTTGAGTTACGCACTGCAGCGCAGTCGTCGCAGCCAGAGTTTCCACGACACAATCCCAGGGGTTCAGTTGTACTGGGAAGGTGGTGGCTTTGGGCTCCCAAAAGGAGGAGCCCATGtaggaacaaaaacaacaagaacGTTACGCAGCCAAGCAGCGAGACAGATGTCATGTCACACAACCGAGGCGCTACAGACAGTGAGGTGGAAGAACACAGGTCCTTGGTTAATTTCCTTCTGAAGGCTGAATGATGACCCCCTGCAGATCAGATTCCCACGGCACGGCCCACTCGCAATCACACCTGTTGGTATTTTACACGTATTTCGACATTGTACGTGTGGATACGTTACTAATTATGTCACTAAGGACATGTTTGCACTGGTTGCTCAGAATTCCATTTCGTCCATATAATATAGCAGATTTCTATATGTCCCACAGTACTGAAAGAGTGATAAAtatggtattgtactgctcatttgtgtatcttataatatttaataaataaatttaaaaaaaattggtgtgggtatcaggatttgtctatcctctgtcttatgcacctgcttgaacaatgaacctcagtgcagcaagtggtagggaacaaactaggtttgcttgagactttcatgcctgcagctatgtctccttctctcaatgtaatgcataaattgtacttttgctgagatgtacgtcgccttggacaaaagcgtctgctaaatgaacaaatgtaaatgtaaatgtaaatacagcccAGTGTAGAAAGGTTTCTTCACAAGCACTGTTCTCAAAGGTATGGTAATGCAGCCTTTGCTGTTTGTGTCGAACCTGCTGTTGATGTTCACGCCTGTTAACCAAACTGCCCCCCGTTCCATTCCTCTGTGCCGCTTCTGgggaggtggtgcagtggaacAATGGACGTTTGCAGCCTGCCCGTGGAGCTCTTTCGGGCGATCCTGGCCTACCTGTCCCTGGCTGACCTGGGCCGCTGCGGCACGGTGTGCCGGGCCTGGCGTGAGCTCATACTGGGCTTGGACAAAACCCTCTGGCGCCAGTTATTCTGGCGCCGCCCCGAGTGGCGTCACCCCAGCTGGCCCATCCGGCCTCACGAGGAACCCCCTTCGTGGAGGGAGGCCCTGCGGAAGAACCTGCAAGCCACTCGCATCTGGAGCCTGCACGCTCCCGAACTGGACCCCTCCAGCTGCCTCCACCTGTTCCGTCGCCGGAAGGAGTGTCGGTTGTGGCACGTTGGAGCCGGATGCGAACATAAGACGCTTCGGGGAGCCCTGGGGGCAGCGGGGGCCTATGACAGGGTACTCCTGCACCCTGGGGTGTACGAGGAGCAGGCGgaagtggttctgaaggtaCCTGTGGAGGTTATAGGCAACGGGAAGTTTGGGGAGGTCACATTACTAGTGAGCATTGACCAGCAGTGTCCTACTGCTCGATTCTGTAACCTGGTCCTCATGCCTCCCTGGTTCTCACCGGTAATCTACAAGGTTAGTGTATTTCACCGCATTTTTTAATGAGCCGAAGGCTCGCAGGTGAGTTTCCCAGTGTCAAAGGTCTTCCACAAATCTCACCTTCCATTATATTTTTCCTTCCAGACGTCTTCTGGCCACGTGCAGTTGGACAGCTGTAACTTGGAAGGTGGCCAGCTGCAGATTCGAGGACCTGGGACTTGCCTGGTCAGGTTCTGCTCATTCGGACGAGCAGGAGGAGCCAGCTTCCAGGGAGTGTCGCTCAGCTTGCTGGAAAACTGTGACTTCTCAGGCAGCAATGCCAGTTCCGTCACTGTGGAGGGTGCGCCCGTCTTGGACCGCAACTGGGCTTGGAAGCACCTGAGCGTCCTGGCCAGGTCTTCCACCCCTAACCctactgcagcagaagaaggGAACAGAAAAGAGGAGAGGACAAATGGTACCAACCCCCCGTGTGTGGCTGCAGCCCAGGAGGAGGAGTGGATGAAGAAAGGGGGTCATAAGAGGAGGAGGTGCTGGGAGTGCAGAGAGGACTTTGTGGTCAAGGGCAGCTGCAGCGAAAGTGAGCCAAGCGAGGAAGAGGACGGAGCCTGTGATGAAGGAGATAGCCTCCTTGTAGGAGCTTATACGCTCTCCCATGATCATCACAGCCTCGCTCACCTTTTGACGAAGCCGCAAGGCTGGTCTTGCTCTGGCCCCAGCATGGAGACCCCTGGGATACGCACTCTCCAGCAAGAGCTGCAGCTGGATCAGGAGGCTTCGCTTCTGGCCAGCTCGATCCAGGGCTGCGTCCTGCGGGGCTGCCTGTTCCGGGACGGCAAGGGAGGCGTGCTGGCGTGCAACGGTGGCCGGGCCCGGCTGGAGGGCAACGCGTTCCGAGGCCTGCACTGCGGAGTGCGCTGCGTGCAAAATGCCAGGGTAGCCACGTCCATCTGAAGCCACACACCCTTAGTTCTGGTGTTTGCCTATAGAGGAGACCATGCACACTTTCTCCTTCGCAATCATGTTAATAACTTATCTGTCGTGCAGGGCTGTTAAGAGCAACATATTATAATGAACCTTCACATCCATATGGTATAATATTTGATGGAGATCTCTTTTCCTGTCTGTGACTTATTTATGCTGCATCCGTTTGACCAGCAGATGATGCTGTGCCCAAAAAACGGTTGCCACGGGGAGGACGCGTTTCTCTGACTCCGGATCCTAAATGAGAACATGTTTACAAGCAAAAGGAAGCCTGTGTGGCACCAAGattgctgtaattattttgtgctGTGAACTTTTTGCATATATTCTTTCCTTGTGACTTGCTTTCCTTCTGccgtctccctcctcctctcccatTAGATTGTAATGCTGcggaatgaggtgtgtgggtgCTGGGCATCTGGTGTGTTCCTGCGCCTCTCTGCCCAGGGGCTCATCGCCGAGAATGACATTCACACCAACGGAGAGGCAGGCTTGGACATCCGCAAGGGAGCCAACTCCATCGTCCTGGTAATGCACCGCGCAATGTGTCTAGACTGCCATAGAGTTGCGTCTCGACCCCCCACGGACTTACACCTCTAAACcacaacaaactttttttttttgcactcttcAAAAAAAAGTAACAGCAGACTGTTATATAAACGTTCTGCGATGGGAAAGGAACGGCACTCTGTGTTGGCTGAAGTGGTCTCTCTGACAGCCCTGTTGAATCGCAACAGCCACCGTGTTCACTCCAGGTTCAGATAGAACTGGGGGCGCAGTGATCCTTGGCTGAgtgtgtgcatttacatttgttcatccaactgatgcttttgtacaAAGCGACTTCAAGGTTAAGAGCACACCGACACAGAACGTGCcttgaaataaaacaagagGTCAAGGCTATGGAAATACCACCAATGCAAATGTGACAAACCAAGTGCATGCATAACTCCACATAGTGCATGAAAGAGGAGTTCATCTCAACATTGGGGCAGCTCAGCAGGAAGGTCAACCTAGGCTTCCTATTCCATACTCACACCTTCATAACATTCTAACAAAGACAAAGTCATGTGTCATGACAACAGTGGAGATGGGCTCAAGTTTATGTGCgtttatatttatgtgtgtggcAGACGCATTTCTTCCATGACATCACATCTTGCtcacagtatacagtatgttctggTAGTGTAGTCTGGTAGTCCTCCTCTAGCCAacggtcgcaggtttgaataccatctccagctgtagtacccttgagaaaagtacttaccttaaattgctccaataaaattacccagctgtataaatgggtgaacaacCATAGGTACATTAATATTGTTTGATGCCGCTGTTTTCATAGCTCACATATTCCAGTATCCACCTGTATAAGGGAtctacaaatgggaaaataggTATGTAAAAGTAGGAGGTGAAGGgtgtttggccaggtcccg
Coding sequences:
- the LOC108925700 gene encoding F-box only protein 10-like, with product MDVCSLPVELFRAILAYLSLADLGRCGTVCRAWRELILGLDKTLWRQLFWRRPEWRHPSWPIRPHEEPPSWREALRKNLQATRIWSLHAPELDPSSCLHLFRRRKECRLWHVGAGCEHKTLRGALGAAGAYDRVLLHPGVYEEQAEVVLKVPVEVIGNGKFGEVTLLVSIDQQCPTARFCNLVLMPPWFSPVIYKTSSGHVQLDSCNLEGGQLQIRGPGTCLVRFCSFGRAGGASFQGVSLSLLENCDFSGSNASSVTVEGAPVLDRNWAWKHLSVLARSSTPNPTAAEEGNRKEERTNGTNPPCVAAAQEEEWMKKGGHKRRRCWECREDFVVKGSCSESEPSEEEDGACDEGDSLLVGAYTLSHDHHSLAHLLTKPQGWSCSGPSMETPGIRTLQQELQLDQEASLLASSIQGCVLRGCLFRDGKGGVLACNGGRARLEGNAFRGLHCGVRCVQNARIVMLRNEVCGCWASGVFLRLSAQGLIAENDIHTNGEAGLDIRKGANSIVLCNRIHGGLRSGIVVLGNGKASIRSNKIYGNKEAGIYILYKGNPVVRGNHVFQGQAAGIAVCENGRGLIVDNVIEENQWGGVDVRRGGDPVLRNNFICHGYSDGVVLGDRSRGLVEGNHIYCNKGCGVWVMSSSLTQVSGNHITHNGMYGVAVFCHKDEDGAERGAGGSDHSFSGEGELLTWEGNLEIEDEPPLFRRPISITLVESNCVSHNGGAGLYVRSNEALNVVGNAVHSNLGAGVSVLQSDLPAHLLANCIASNSHAGVTVETGCCVELRGNGIYDNGGHGVSCRGDGQIVENDVVGNGGCGIRLMESNDIRVLRNRVQPLRGCGIAVLGEVKGAVENNTLFQSSPRSSKPLLYQDPSNSTCLLSNNTLRACSSWRTEEDDPTWALDSPPPRPQLESRSSITPSTTQRPITTTDRISARVESAFPNRASIVCAIL